The following are encoded together in the Spirochaetota bacterium genome:
- a CDS encoding DUF47 family protein — FEDECIEKLRQIEHEADTVAHDIIDSLNRTFITPFDREDIHSLANELDDVVDLLYAIAKRMRLYRLKGKNKDVIEFTNLIKHSVNSLSQAVKGLRNHRQPQQIQDACIEINKIENISDQLRDSVIQKLLDSKKDPITIIKWKEIFELMETVLDVCEDISNIVVSILVKQG, encoded by the coding sequence ATTTTGAAGATGAGTGTATAGAAAAGTTACGACAAATTGAACATGAAGCTGATACAGTTGCTCATGATATTATTGATAGTTTAAACAGGACCTTTATTACTCCATTTGATCGTGAAGATATCCATTCACTGGCCAATGAACTTGATGATGTTGTTGATTTATTATATGCAATTGCAAAACGTATGCGTTTGTATAGATTAAAAGGAAAAAATAAGGATGTCATAGAATTTACTAATTTAATAAAGCATTCTGTTAACTCATTATCCCAGGCAGTGAAAGGTTTACGAAATCACCGACAACCACAGCAAATACAGGATGCATGTATTGAAATAAATAAAATTGAAAATATCAGTGATCAGTTGCGAGATAGTGTTATACAGAAACTTCTTGATAGTAAAAAAGACCCTATAACAATTATAAAATGGAAGGAAATTTTTGAATTAATGGAAACAGTCTTAGATGTATGCGAGGATATATCCAACATTGTGGTTTCTATTCTTGTAAAACAAGGATAA